The region tatatcttttattttctttatgtttgcattcacttcagggaatgcaacaaatctagtaggacagACTTCTAAACACCTctattgattctttatttcataatcaccatcgcaaaaaAATGTGGATTTCAAATcagaatctatctattcatgtttttcatgattagtctccaaatataataaatatgatataataaataaatcatagtaaaatatacctgaagatctttaacacCATCATTGTCACCTTGGCTATTATTACGAGCACTGTTATAAGtactaaaattgtaacaccctaaaatagggcctgagagttttaggggtattttaggaattttagccttagagtgttcaaAAGTTCGTAGCATGGTAAATCAGAATTATATTCAACTATGACATCTTAGTTGTTAAATCAAATTCTGAAAATGTGTTTTAGAAACccttaattttagaaaaaggatTGATTTGTAACAAAGTCAAAATTATgagcatttatgttgcaattttaccaaatttttaaaaacccGACCTAAAAACCTCGATCCCCAGCATAATTCATGATAGCTTCTTCTATTCTTTTTAAAGTTATCGTCCCTTATTTTTCCCTCACATTCCGATTGATTTTTGATTCCCAAACCATAATACTTTGATTTCCTATCATTCCCAAGCATtaaacctccctaaaaatccaagaaaaacattcaaaaactccATAGgtttcatcatcttctccaaacaTGGGTTTTCTGGATTTACatcaaaatttgtttaatctTCCATCTAAGGTAATGTTTTGAATTCTTATGAGTTTTTCATGATATCTAGTCCTTAAAATTGAAGTATTAGCCATTGAATTGCAAGTTTTtaataaaagctaaaaatttggacattaatggtggattttgggattttgagtaaaaacatggttttgaagtgtttttcaactcATTTTGTCATGGttagaaggtttttaaacttacCTTTAATTTTCGTCAATGATTTCTTACGTTTTAGTGAATTCTgttaaaaatgccaaaaagatgtcgaaaaattttgataccatgaattgggtagttttTGGTGGTTTAAGGGTTGACGATTAGGCATAGATAACTAATTAGATGAACAAAATTCATTATAGGTGAAAAGTTTAACCGTAGACCGAGTTATGAGCATTCTAAGTTTGTTATGTTAAAGATTTTGGTTACATGAGAATTTAGAATAGGTCAATGTTTTAGTTGGTTTAAGTGAGTCCTTGGCTACTATCTGATTATGAATATTAAATGGTTGTTGTGTGTAAAGCCTCAGATTTATTAGAGCCTTCTACAAGattaaggaaaagctagtttgagctttcgactTCTCGATGAAAGCATAGTGGTGAATGTTTGGGATCGCTACTCATGGAAACGAGTCATGTGTTATtcgggaatttagtagtagcctaaaaccctactctaaattctgagtgtaagttTTCTTGTAATAAcctattttaataaaatcaaaatagtggtttcgggaccacaaattcaaagtcaaaaaatttattttattattattttatggtctacagcatgatagtattatcgtgtaaaaatttcattaagaaattttaccgtttacacgttcaatttggtaaaaaggactaaatcacgtaaagtgcaaaagttgggttctaatagctaaaggtattaaatatctatagaactttaaagtggaagtccttatatggtaaatagaccataaatGAGATAATGGAAGATGCTaactcagggactaatttgtgaaactattaaactgttagggttttaccattgatgaacatgcttgagttttgaagtttgatgattgaaaatgaatggttgttattagataaacaacttttgtaaaggaatttttagtgaaattgtcaaatagggactaaattgaagtatAGGAAATATTACACGGTGTAATTATGAAATAATTGAAGTATAGTACATGCTAGAAACCTATTTGATATTTGGCCATGGTGGGTTTTGgtgaaattgtataaatttccatttttatgaactagggactaaattgtaaataaattaaaatatggggcaaaatggtaattttgccaaaaaatATGTGTTgcactaaattgaatatgaaatatattgaattgagttaaatttatccgtatagatccagttagacctcgtacggagttagattgAAGCAAAGAGAAAATCTTAGATTAATCGCCTCTGTATAtacgtatactcgtcgaggtaagttcgtgtaattaaattgagtatttgtatgttttaaattgaattatatgtatgtgatttatataattttcatgtataatACCGATTGCATATCTGATGAAGTACGACAATtaccgagccctgtttgaaccttaagaattcgtaggatacaaatgacatgtcattagggttaccaatttggttgaggtcttgcatgtgctgcggacacaccacaactcgtatgagcttaccggtTCGCAACTCGTGAGAGCTTACCGATTCGCAACTCGTGAGAGCTTACCGATTCGCAACTCGTGAGAGCTTATCgattctcagctcgtatgagcttaccgatttccagcttgtgagagcataccgattcatagcTCATACGAGCATACATGAataggaattgacggattacagtttagcacactatgtgtgagctatcccgagtatccaatgatattctaaatagTTCAACAGGCAATCTTCTGATACGATATGacatgagttcgatacgaactattacaggtatagATATGAATTACATGGTATATGGGtttatgaaatggatgatacatgtatatgcaatttaattaattgttgagCTTATCCATGACTTGGTTTATATGtgtttacatgactaacatgttggttaatatgtgcttaggcatttggccaataTATATTGGGATATGCTTTGATTACTTACCTTATATGTGAATAAATGGTGAGTTAAATTCTATGtcataagaacttactaagcttaaatgcttactctgtgtattttctgtgttttatagtcaATCAAaagctcgttcaggttggaagcttttcggagctatatcacactatccatcgggtcttttggtactttcagttggtttaattttggttataatggcatgtataggttattttggctaatgctagcctatgtgttttggttgtggaaatgACCATTTGGTTGGTTTGCATGTTGGCCTTGTattggtgaaatggtatatgttGATGTGTATGTAAGATGCCTTATATGGTTGAGGTATGGCttgatatggtagaatgatgGAAGGTAAAATGGTAGTTTGAATATGCATTTTGTGTAAGCCTTGAATGGTTGTGAATTGGTACTTGTTTGAATGACTTATTTGGTGTTTTTAGTGCACAAGTTATATGTGAATTATATGACCATTTGGTGCTAGTTTTTGTATGTCATATATGGTACATTTTGGTATGTTTCTAGAGGGTAAAGCAAGTGGCATAATGTGGCTTAGTTTTGGTCAAACCTTTATTGGTTAAATGAAcaaattgtgtttatattttcACATGTTTATGAAttttcatttgaggtgcctaacggcatattggttgtatgtgaatatactacatgtttaaggcttgattttgcTTGCTTTGGATGCATTAATATGGGTTGTTTATATGCACAATGTAAAATGTAGGTGGataccaaattgggtgagaaatatgacttgtaaaacgaccatgtgtcccctgcaattttcaaagggttgcaagtcaggttgttacacggcctaTAGCACGCGGCCTGATACATGGGAGTGTGAGGTTACTTCGAAAagtacacgacctagcacacgggcgtgtggcttggccgtctgaccaagtcagaaagttacatgggCATGGACACAAGCTAGGACactgccgtgtgtccctatttcgaatgcccacacgacctgagacacaggcgtgtcttctaaccgtgtgagtcacacggccgtgtgacccctacagctttaaaatttttctatgttttcagaaaaattctatgagttttcgatttagtcccaacttgctTCTAATACGTATTTACAGCCTcgatggctcatataagggacagtatatatgattttggttggttttattatgaatattgatatgttatgaaacatttgaaatttctatctatttgattcataaactccggtaatgctctgtaaccctgttctgacgacggatacgagttagggttgttacatttcttGTATCTATATTTGCTTTGTGGTTTTGTGCTTATATGATTTTGAAATTGTGCATGATAATGAGAAGCTCAAACATGTGATATGTGGATATGGTAATTGTTGTGAAAAGTGCAAATGTATACTTGATTATATTTATGTTAAATGACAGTAATAGTGTTTTGCAAAAGATGCTAACATACAATGATAGTGCACggataatcggtaagtgatatgtgatttttttttcaaatatttcgaccttgtgatcttgaaaccattagatataattggcatgccataggattgtgagtactcacctatatgtacatTGATTTTGGGCGTTTAGACCTTAGGACATGtgggagggataagggaatgtgaggtAAGCTTTATTCAAcgagacatgtgaggggaaataatgagagtgttagctatatctatacttttgggacatgtttgactctatgagtccaTGTGGTGTGTTTGAGATCTGAGTATCTGATGAGTGATGATAAAGCTCACTTTATATTTCATACCTCAAGTGTCAATTTATCGTTATATATGACTTGTGtgaatgtgatatatgcttgattAAATATGTGTGTTACATGATATATGTTTGCATGAGTATGTAAATGTTGTGTAGATGAACCAGTAGGTAATGCATGGATAGGTACTCTAGGACATTAGAAATAGGCCTATTGTAATTGTACTTCTAAATAGTTGTCTTGAGGATGCATGATGATATGTTTGCGATGTGGTTATTCtaatcattcactgagcttgttaaactCACCCACTCTCTGCTTTACCCATTGCGGATTAGTTGCATACCGATGTTAGCGATGTGGTTTTCCGAGAGGTGATCTAAGCTAGTTTTGTGTTATTCTGTAGGTGTTCTTTTTTTACTTACATTTTGGGgaaaaggcaatgtggtagacttgtttATGGACATGTTATTTTCTAGACATTTTGTTGGTTATAGCTTTTGTTTGTAAGGTTTAAGAGTTATGATTATGCTTGAGTTATAAACTTTGATGATGGCATGGCGTTTCTAGCTCGGACATGTTTTTGACATTTTGAACTGTTGAATTTTAGTCGTtggttaattatttatataagtatatgatgcatgatgtttagaaactaaatGGGAATGGATTATTTGCTTATGTATGCTTCATTTTTTAGATCTGGAGCAGGGGTATCGATATTCGTATTGTAAAATCAATACCTCTGTGCTTTAAAACGTGCAGGAAGTTAAATTTAGAgatttagtatcgatacctttgctcaagtatcgatactcaaggTTAAAATATCGATATTTCATGATAGGTACCAATAATTTTCGAGACTTTGGGATTTTAGTCGAAAAAcagaatgcaagtttggtatccttttttcaagtggtatcgataccacctaAGGAAAAAATCAATACCTAAGTGTTAGTATCGGTACCTGCGGACaagttttggaaattttgttaaaCATACCTTACACATGTTTAAGTATTATTATACGACTATTTGATGAATGGTTAGCATGTAACTTTGATAACTAACAAATAATATTGACTTAAAACCTATACGAATGATAATAAGAAAGACGATTCTTTTATAATGGACTTTCACTCGTTGTATATgacatgagacggtggtgtggcatcaCGTATTCAGGCTTGGCGACCAggtcaggtatagggtgttacaaaaataacaatttaaattcTGCTCTATAAATCGAAAATCCATGTTGAGATCAAAACTTTTTTCACCACCCAAAGCAACGGACTACAGTTTCCATCTTGGTGTTGAGCCTCTTGTATACTCAAACCTTCCATTTAGAGTAATACTCTTTTACCAACTTAATAAGAagtaaaacaagttaattaaaataatcttaaattcatttaacttaattgaaaattaCTCTAGATATAaaacactaaataaataaaaacttcctGCAAAGAGTTACAAACAGCAGTAGGCAAAAAGTGGCAAGTAATGGAGAATCAGGGAAGTAAGTGCTCAATTTGAATAGCAACCGACAACAATAAATAGCCATTTGAAGAAGCAAAGGAGCCAACGAAAAAAAGAGTAATTTTAGTGGTCGGAGGTTGAATTTTGGTATTACGGATGAGACTTAATGGTTTGCAAAGTTGTCACTAATTTAATCCACAACTAAGATAACTAAAAAAGAATTGtgctgataacatgttataaaataaaaagataaaaagtaaagaacaaagaaaatgggagagcaaaagagagagtatattttattgatcaatcggaatatttacaaagcttatccaaagtctctatttatatgcataagaagtataaatgaagtagagatctacttctaatgactataaaaacttaaagtacatcaaaatttATCTTGACCTTAATAGacattcatttaataatatattcataacaattagtaattattttcctTACATATAgcttatattttggtttttcttttttctttctcttgtctTTCTCTCACctctctccacatggaagattaCATTACATCCTATACATCTTGAATTCTATCATAACTTTATTCAACTTTTTACAAgctttaataattttgaattctTTCATAGCACCTTCAGTCGCATTTTATTAATTACATCATGGTGTTATCCGTAATTAGTCAATCCGAGTACAAACACATTTATGCTTCATCTTTAGAAACATTCAGAACATGCTAAAAACCATAaagcaaaaaatttaaaattttaacatatcaCATATGGACATGGGgcatatataatttatttccaatataaatccaaagtttaaaattttcaacatatgaAATTATATCATTCAGTGGTGCTATATAAATTTTTATAGCATTATATCATCCTGTGTCTGTATAAATTTATATCATGACagtatattaaatataaaacCATATTTTTATTACCAAGAATCAAAACTTAGCCCTAACACACAAAAAGAAACCATCTTCCTTCTAAATATGTCTTGtaatgtttttcttttcaattataaaatgatatatagaagaaaaaaaaaactaatcttGTAGGATTTTCTCTATGTAAGGGCTTGAACTAGTTGAGGATATTTAGTTCATTTAGGTGCTGTTGCCGTTGCCGTCTCACCACAGTAGTTCTTCAAATATGGAGGGAAGTATGGGTAAAAAGGGAACAATATAGGCCAGCAGTCGTCGTTGAGTTTCATTATGGCATTGCAACAAGCAGGACTAATAATAGTAAACATTTGACCACcgaaaaatgaattaataatctCCGTAACACACCCATTAACGTTAGAAAGTGAAGACCAGCATTTATCAACTTCACTTCCAGATTGCAATGGCGATGACACCTTGTTGATGCCATTCAATATTGGTCCTGCTGATGGTGCTGGAGATGAACAAGAAGTCCTGAGAAATGGGGGGGAAAAGGCGTTGAAAGGGAACATTTTAAGCCAACAATCATCACTAATATGAGTGATGGCCTGACAACAATCGGGGCCAATAACACCTATTTCTCCATAGAAAAATGAAGCAGATATCTCCAACATACAACCTTGTATGCTGGTAAGGGCTGACCAACATTTTTGAGCTTCACTAGGCTGAAAAGGTGCCAGGCTTGGCATTGGTGCCAATGGAAATGGATGCAGTAGCTGTTGCGCATTTCCTACAGTGATAAACATAGCCATGAATGCTAAATTTAAAAGAAGAGGCGATGGCTTTCTTGGTACCGACATTATACTAGATTTTAGTAGGAAATAATCTATAAGCCTTTGTTATCTTTGTGTTGGCGAGGTGTCTATGGATCAatggaaaaatatattatataggtGGGAATGTGCAATAATATGTTAGTAATATTGAAacgtttttatttattaatttgtgaaactgttttTAACTTGAATGCAACATTTAGTAAAAGATAGTAATTGaactttttgtttttaatttgtagAAACTTAATATAAGGTTTCAATGAAAGACTAAATTTGGAAAAGTGTATTTTTTGTATATAGCATTTCTCAGTTTGGGTTTAGAAACTAATCTACTGAAGGAACACATCGCAATGTGATAGAGTAGGTCGTTATTGTATACATTTTTGAACATGAGGAAGCACCGttgaacaaataaaaaagaatagGAAAAGAAAGCAAATTTTCCCTCTTACCGCgttcaaaaattttctattacAATGGACTTGGTATAAGATAAGAGTATTACTCATTTGAAAAagtgaaacaaaatagaaaaaagaatagCATAATAAATAGGGGTTTACTCCCATATACTTAACCACGTAAGTAAGTATTCATATCATTTTTTTTTGGCAAACTATCTATTTAGTCACCCAAGTTTACACGtattcctattttggtcactccttttaaaaattattattttcgtcaTTCCCATTACGTAAGTTGTCAATTTTTGTCACTCTATAGTTAAATACATTTGGTCACCAGACGAAAACGTAACAATCTTTtcattggtataataacaattttagcccTTAACACTTTGCACATTCTATCAATATGGTCctaattcttaaaattttcaaaaatttaatctttattgtttgcacattttttcaatttagtacaagttctgaaaaataaaaaaaaattataattttaaaaatttaaaatatatattatttattataaaaaacataaaaacataaaaatattaaatattaaaaatatatataattacattatAACTTTTAAATCATGTTTGGCCATTAAAATTTTAGGCCAATAAGATTGCAAGATGCgttaaaattatgtaaatatattttaattttaaaacctttcaatatttttatactcttaattaaaataacaaaacataaagagtttTGAAACCCAAAAAAGGGTTTCGAAACCCTTCTCTCTCAATTAGTTGTATATATCAAGTTTGTTTTTGGTTCTTTTGCTCAAAGTCTTTGGATTTGTTCCTTAACTTCTCTcttgaaaccaaaatttttaaactcaTAAATTTCTCGACCTCTCCTTTGACAATTTTCATCTTAAAATTTCACCCATACCTTGAAACACGTGAATGATGCAGTTATGAATGAACTAAAAATCTGACTAAggtaagtgcacctatcaattaatagtatagctatggtaagCACAATATCATTCCCACGAatactaaaagtattagtaattaccgtctttctattatttaaccgataaatttgaatgattgattaaaaactaaaattaactaatttaattaactacgAACACAACAAAGAagaaatcaggaaaataatcgatTAACACCAAGAAGTGAAACAAAACCCAGGAAAGAATTCGCCTAGATttcatctatcattatcaatctaaattacgcattTTACTCACTTAAAATCAtgatccgtagaaattcctagattatgctaatatctcttacgagagtaagagcaacggactctaagttgattaattgaaatttctttctaattaaaacccctattatcacattaattatggattcctctattagatttgactctaatcctatatatttatgtcgtcttatttctaagattgcatgcaactccactcaattatgttagatctactcttaaaaagACTCtattcttcatttgatttaagcacatcaaacatggatcaataatttagaaatattaaaCTAAGAATTAAGCACagataattgagaataagaaactaagaatttattgtgtaaaataaaaatcaaatgacagaATCTATCATAGGGTCCATCTcctctaggtatttagaaaattagctcatgcttgaaaataaaaacaccTTAGAGACAGTATAACCaaaggaaataaagaaactcatgataatctctTGAGAAATCAACTAGGACTCTTCAATCTTGACGGAAATCTGCTTCAGATCggtttcaatggtgtttttcaagtttttttcttgaatattctatgacgactctctctatcttcttattttagtcatatatacgtcttagaatgcctaaaaacttaaaaattgcgTTTTCCTACAGTTTAGGGTCCAAATTCGTGAAATTGACATGGCATACTACATGGTCGTGTGGCAACCAATGTGGCTCACACGATTGTTTGGAAGGGGTCAGCTCGTGTGGCTCCTGTAACTCACTTCGATTTTTTGATTTTCGCTTGTTtttcgctcccaaatgctctcctaagtataaaaacatgaatttaaaggattaggagcataaaattcataacatcgaataatcacccaaaaacacattaagaatgagattaaaatgtgttacttttagcacctatcaaatattcccacacttaagcgtttgcttgtcctcaagcaaaatcctcaacccacAATCAAGTTAAGTTTTCTCAATTTATTATTCCCACTAAAAATGTCTTAGGATAATTTACAgataatcatgcattggaaatttACACTAAAATGACACTAAACAGTACAAGCAATCCATGTAGAGAATTTTAAGCTTTAAAAACATTAGGAATCTCACTTATCTCAATAATTACCTAAAATTCAAACTCGACATTTactcaaagcactcaaagtgtttaaggtttaagTAATATGCACTCAATAGTCGAACAAGAAATGTCATTatcataggcttgcttgaaaatcaagtCTCCACCACTATCTAAtgagatgacacaccaatcaagagATCTTTACAAGGTTGTACTGGGGCTTCGGTTAAGGGTATGGAAAATGTCAGAAAATTTGGTTAAAATCGAGAATCGAgttgataagttaccaaactagaaaatatcagtttttgaattaaatgaatttacaccaacaagaaataaaaatgaaaatgagctTTTCAACTGAATATGAAACGAACGATTTAAgctcaatcaatttttttctttttttatcacagtttttttttttttgcaaaagaaATTCAACAATACAAATGATGAAACATAGTTAGGGAACGAACCacatcaaatctcaacaaaaagggagtcaataaagaGGAAAATTTTACAACATAGATATGGGCTACGAGTTAACATGAACAAGTGATAAAAAAATGTGTTAGGTTCAACGGTCTGCCCGGTGCTCTCTACCCATGACCCCTTTTTTTTAATCCACAGCCCTAATCGGGCCACGGCCTCTAGGTGGCTACTGAACTGTCCACTGAAGCTATACGAAACCCGGTGCTGAAGCTTACATCTGATTTGCCTACTGTGGGCACTCCCTTATACAGTGCTCCAAAGATCCACACCTCAAACAGACCCCTATCCTCCTCCAACACTAGCCCGGATGGCGCCTACCACAATCTTCACATGGCTGAATCCCAGTAAGAGCAACAAGAACCcccactctaactggcccatcagatctgacatttttcttaggcctctgaatagaactagagggctctgactccctcttattcttgcctctctcaCGGTCCCTATTCTGGCGCTCCACGCGCTTAACTTTCTTGGAAATCTTCGCCTTATCCAAAAGAACAAAAAACTCGCACTCCCTCTGCAGAGCAATCAGAATCCTTAAACTATCTCTCAAACAGTTCTCAAAGCGAACACACTTCTCATACTCAGAcgccaccatgcctcgagcgTAGCTGCTCAACCTTAGAAACTCAGCCTTATACTCGGCCACTGATCTATCAGTCTATCTGAGATTCATAAATTCACGTTTACGAGAAACAACGTAGCTTGCATCCACAT is a window of Gossypium hirsutum isolate 1008001.06 chromosome D08, Gossypium_hirsutum_v2.1, whole genome shotgun sequence DNA encoding:
- the LOC107918428 gene encoding uncharacterized protein; the protein is MSVPRKPSPLLLNLAFMAMFITVGNAQQLLHPFPLAPMPSLAPFQPSEAQKCWSALTSIQGCMLEISASFFYGEIGVIGPDCCQAITHISDDCWLKMFPFNAFSPPFLRTSCSSPAPSAGPILNGINKVSSPLQSGSEVDKCWSSLSNVNGCVTEIINSFFGGQMFTIISPACCNAIMKLNDDCWPILFPFYPYFPPYLKNYCGETATATAPK